One window of the Candidatus Bathyarchaeum sp. genome contains the following:
- a CDS encoding ATP-binding cassette domain-containing protein, protein MENNIIIEVNNLTKKFNDFTAVDHISFDVKKSEIFGLLGPNGAGKSTTIRMLTTLARPTEGTAKIGGYDIVKQDSKVRQQIGLVSEKMIMYDRLTAKENLRFFGKLYNMPKDMLEAKIDELLEMLQLSKWKNTKVGTFSTGMRQRMNVIRALLNTPKVLFLDEPTLGLDPHSTVEIREFIKKLNVEHKTTIILTTHMMNEADILCDRIGIIDQGKIVALDTSTNLKKMISGNDATILKLEIPNITTKLLSKIQSIECVNTVSQENNSHIKVHATGDSAFDKIIDTVRKENAKINSMEKLQPTLEDVFLHITGRKVRDEATNKIPMKHGPRSRRLRPKQRGR, encoded by the coding sequence ATGGAAAACAACATAATAATAGAAGTGAATAACCTCACAAAGAAGTTCAATGACTTCACCGCAGTAGACCACATATCATTTGATGTAAAAAAAAGCGAAATATTTGGTTTACTAGGACCAAACGGTGCTGGAAAAAGCACAACAATAAGAATGCTAACCACGCTAGCTCGCCCCACTGAAGGCACAGCTAAAATTGGCGGATACGACATAGTAAAACAAGACAGCAAAGTCAGGCAACAGATTGGTCTTGTTTCGGAAAAAATGATAATGTACGACCGTCTAACCGCCAAAGAAAACCTGAGGTTTTTTGGAAAACTCTACAACATGCCAAAAGACATGCTAGAAGCTAAAATTGATGAACTGTTAGAAATGCTTCAGTTAAGTAAATGGAAAAACACGAAAGTTGGCACATTCTCCACAGGCATGAGACAAAGAATGAATGTAATACGAGCTTTACTAAACACGCCCAAAGTGCTGTTTCTTGACGAACCTACACTGGGACTGGACCCTCATTCTACAGTTGAAATCAGAGAATTTATAAAAAAACTCAACGTTGAACACAAAACTACAATCATTCTCACTACTCACATGATGAACGAAGCAGACATCCTCTGTGACCGAATCGGCATTATAGACCAAGGCAAAATTGTTGCCCTTGACACTTCAACAAATCTTAAAAAAATGATTTCAGGCAACGATGCGACAATTCTGAAGCTTGAGATTCCAAACATTACCACTAAATTGCTTAGTAAAATACAGTCCATTGAATGTGTTAATACAGTCTCCCAAGAAAACAATTCACATATCAAAGTTCACGCAACAGGAGACAGCGCCTTTGACAAGATAATTGACACTGTACGAAAAGAAAATGCGAAAATAAATTCCATGGAAAAACTGCAACCCACCCTTGAGGATGTCTTTTTGCACATAACTGGTCGTAAAGTCAGAGACGAAGCAACAAACAAAATACCAATGAAACACGGTCCTAGATCAAGACGGCTTAGACCTAAACAGAGAGGCAGATGA